The Odocoileus virginianus isolate 20LAN1187 ecotype Illinois chromosome 13, Ovbor_1.2, whole genome shotgun sequence genome includes the window AATTGTACTTGTGAAACATTGGTAAATTATTAAACGGATAATACTAATTAATTCAAGTTGGATTGGGGTGGAAGGGATGCATTCTGCATTTATCCGGACATAGCAGAATGTATGTTTCCTTAAAATCAAAATTGTATGAGTAGCGTGATTGTCTTGTTTTGGGAGCTATATGCATCGCCTTAGCTAAAGGCAGTATCGAATTGCAACAATTTCTCTACTTCTTTGCTATTGTAGATTTTGTCCTATTTAAAGTCTTATTTATGTGTGTTTAAAATGATAGTGTATTGTACAGGAAGTGGGTAGTATATAAATCACAATAATAAGAAACCATTTTATGTTACAGGGACCTAGTCCAAAGTATTctcatttactttctcttttagtCTTCACACAGGGTATATGAagaagatattattattattattattaccctcactttatagataaggaaactgagattaaAGAGATCAAGGAACTTGCCCATAATCACACTTGGCAAATTGGTGGAGCCCATCATCACATTTAACAAATTCAAACCCAGGTAGTCTTACTGCAGAGTTGAAACGTTACCCAATCTGTAATTAATTGAAGAAATAAATTGACTGCAAGACATTAGTGCTTTGTTAATATCTTCAACAATATTCTGtcaaactcaacatttaaaattataactcATGATGCATCTTCCTCCCCACAACACCTCTCCCTCAACACACCAGATCTGCTGAAAAGACAGCTTCAATTCTGCCATCAGCAGCATCATTGTCTCAAACCTTAATTCACCTCTGACTTACTACTCTACTTTTCACATTAGTCTACAATACAGCCAATCAGAGACAGCAGGTAGCAAGAATCCTGGCTATTAAAagttttctatgtattatttttcactgaagtatagttgaaaatactgtaaatcaaaactatattagtttcaggtatacaacagtaatgcttcaatatttttataattacattCCAGTTaaagttatcataaaatattggctatattctttgtgctatataatatattcttgtagtttattcattatttacatagtagtttgtatttcttaatcccctacccttaTCTTGCCCATCCCTTTcactattaaaaattttatgttgcTGTTTCTACTGGCTCAGGGACTACCAGTATTAGTTACTGCCTTTTCATGTCTCTGTTTTAATTCACAGGGTTAAAATCAGAGTCAAGAAATTTTggaatttgttattattattagtcaATAAACAGTAATATTTCAGCCACTAGACAGATTAAGCAATGGTATTTTTATAAGCTTTATTAGTTTTACTTAAGCTACCTGTAGTATTAAAGAAAAGGCTATATACTTGGCAACAGAATACAATTAAagttcaatatttatattttttttgcgGAAACCTTTATCTGAAAAGGATGAATGGCCAGTCAGGCGAGTTTTCCAGGAACTGTTAACACATCCCTGAAGTAGAGCTGACGAGGTCGGCTCTTCTCAAAAAAGAACTACCAGTCCCAGAATGCCATTTCCTCTATCTTTCTCGCGAGAATCCCAGAGGGCTAGATCAACCAATCCCTTCATAAAAGAGCCTACACTATAAGCCAGTAAGAAGGCGTATGGGAGCCCAAAGGCGGGAGGCGGAAGGCGCCCTAGGTTTGAAATAGGAAAGTTGGCTAGGCTGCGGTTGCGGATCTTGGAGTTCGGCTGTTGGTTGAAGTCGATTCAGGTCTTGTGGGGCAGGTGGCTGGGCTCAGGCCTGCCGGAGAAGGTGGGAGTTGACCTGGGCTCCGAAACTCGCCTGTCGCGGTAGGGGAAATCGGGTTTGGAGGCGGAATGAGTATTTTGGGGGCGGAGTCTGAAATGTACGTCATGTTGCTGTTTGGGGAGCAGAATGGGCAGCCCCACGGCAGAGGGGTTTAGGGTTTCACCTAAGACAAGTCTGCGAATTTTCTGGGGAGATTTTATGTCATTGGGAAGGTTGTAGCGTTACAGAAAACTGATGGGACCTGGGATCTTACAAAACATCCTTTCACGGGGGAGGAACTGAGGCCTGGAAAGTCGAGGTTACTTGGACAGGTCCTGGACTAAACCCACTAAACTCTCCTCTAGTTTCCATTTTACTGTCACCTTTCCTGATCTGGAGGTGGAGGAAGAAGGAGTGtagatatgtgggatcttatccCATGATAGGGGCCCCGCCTTCTGGGACCTGGCAATCCAGGCCGGAATCAAAAGTGTCAGAGTTGGAAGGAGTCTTAGCAGCCCCCAACTTTACTTGTGAAAAAACGGAGGCAGAGTCGTATTTCCCGGGGTCAGAGTGAGTGTTGTGTGGGTTACTACTAATGAATTCCTAGGGAGTGATGGTGTTCTGATTTCCTGCTGCACCTATATCATAGTTAAGTTTAGGTGGCTTGATCTGCCCAGGTATATTTAGAGTTAAAAGTAAGTTGCTATGGGAGTAGGGGTTTAAGGGATGCACATTACCGTatcaacaaggatttactgtatagcacagtaaaTTGaaatcttgtaataaactataatggaattgagtagaaaaatagaatatagatatatacatgactggatcactttgttgtacacctaaaactaacacagtattgtaaatcaactgtacttcagtgtATTAAAGAAAGTAAGTTGCTAACCATTTTCTAACAAATTTCAAACTGCCAAAATATACTTGACTAACATATGTGGCTGATATGGTTTCAGTAACTTAAAAAAGTACAGTGTGTGTCCGATTTGTTTTATAGCCTTGTCTTACAAAATGGTAGAGGATGAACTGGCACTATTTGATAAAAGCATAAATGAATTTTGGAATAAATTCAAAAGCACTGTCAGTGACACCTCCTGTCAGATGGTGGGACTAAGAGATGCCTACAAGGACTCAATTAAAGCATTTGCAGGTACCTACATTTAACTTATAACATGCTGTTAttctttgttgttcttgtttggtTTTTAGTGTAATTTCAGCTGAATTGAAACTTcaactccttttctctttcagaaaagCTGTCTGTGAAATTAAAGGAAGAAGAACGGATGGTTGAAATGTTTCTGGAATATCAAAATCGTATGTGACAAACTGTAGAAATAGATCATAGAGAGTTTTTTAGATTAAACATCTTCATAAAATCCCTTATACAAGTAAAACAATGTGtttatatgtatcagttcagttcagttcaatcgcttagtcgtgtcccactctttgtgaccccatggactgcagcatgccaagcttccctgtccatcaccaactcccagagcttgctcaaactcctgtccatcaagtcggtgatgccatccaaccatctcaacctctgtcatccccttctcctcctgccttcagtatttcccagcatcagggtcttttccagtgagtcagttctttgcatcaggtgaccaaagtattggagcttcagcttgagcatcagtccttccaatgaatattcaggagtgatctcctttaggatggactcgttggatctccttgcagtccaagggattctcaagaatcttctccaacaccacagttcaaaagcatcaattctttggtgctcagctttctttatggtccaactcttttatatatatatatatatatatatatgtgtgtgtgtgtgtgtgtgtatatgtgtgtgtatatatatacacacacatagcttccctgggggcttggtggttaaaaaatttgcctgccaatgcaggagtagCAAGAGAagcgggttcagtccttgggttgggaagatcccctggaagaggaaatggccacccactccagtattcttgcctggaaaattccagaggagcctggcaggctgaagtccatggggtcacaaagagtgggactgagcacacatgcacacaatccAGCTTAATAACTAGAACATCCCGTGTTATACTTTCCTCTTCTCTCACCGTCTAGAACTAATCCGTCAGTATTTTACTTTAGTATTGAGGATTTGAATGTTATATATGTGGCAGCAttttgtgttaatatatattctgtccctttttcacttagcatttgCTCGTGAGATTCATCTTCACTGACGTATAAatgtccatattttttaaaaaatgagtttcacAGACTAGAATACAAAATCCGTACATAACATGTTTATCACCCTGATGTATAAATGCccacatttttgaaaaatgagtttCACAACTTTGAAAAACTGGAGTTCTCTCAGCTCTTTGGGTGTAGGTTTAAAGTCTGACAGTTTTTCtgtctatatttttattgttcctgcctttcttttctaCCACTGTGCAGATTGTCCAGAGTGGATTAGCAGCTTTTACTGAATTCTCACACACAGACCACAGGCTTATAGCCCCAGGCCAAAATCCACTGGAGATACTAAATTTTGCCAAATCATGTTTTGAACACTGTCAAATCAGAGTGTCTTTACATGGGACACATGTACTTAATGTGCTACAGTCCCTgataatttcttttgctttgctttgcctTCACCACTTCCTTATTATCTGGCCCCTGAAGGCATGTGATTTTGGAACTCCTGGGAGGCTGTTATAGGAGACTTCTACCCATGTCCACTTTTTTAGCTGCCCTGAGGCTTCCATGCCCTTTTACTGCTTCTCATTCCCTCTGTAACCAGCAGCAGGAAGGAAAACCATACAATCCTTCAAATGTTAGAATAAAAACACTCCTATACATGGTATTTATGTACTACTTACTAGCTTAAAATTTTTCACACCATCATTAGATACCCTAATCCTGTGGGGTAAATAAATGGGAAAGCCATTATTATACTTGTTTTttgttggtcagttgctcagtcgagtctgactctgcaaccccatgaactgcagtacaccaggttgccctgtccttccccatcttgcagagcttgctcaaactcttgtccattgagccggtgatgccatccaaccatctcatcctctgtcatcctcttctcctcctgcattcagtctttcccaaggtcttttctaatgagtcttttctaatgagtcggcgctttgcatcagatggccaaaatacttGTTTTACACCTGAGGAAAAGAGGACCCATGGTTGTCATTGGATCAGGGTCCTTGGGTAACAACTGAGAAGCCAGATGGGAACTGAGAACTTTTGACttttgaatctgcatctcttttgcAGTAAAATTCTACTTAATTATCCTTAAAAAgtagcatttttttcttgtaattctgatgtttatttttaaagtatgtcttATATAATTCGATCATGTCCACAAAgtcttagaaaatacagaaaagtgtgTAATTGGTATGTTAttgctttatttgcatttctgtgattaCTGAGTTTAAATTATCTTTTGTATTTGTTAACCATCTTCATTTTGTGTTTCCTCTATTTATTACTTTGTCCTTTCCTTTCGAATttatatttgtgtcttctttagatTAAGGATAGTAACCTTTGTTGGGAGAAGATAGTTTAATGGTTAAAAGCTTGACTTTTGAAATTAAGACCTACGTTTGAATCCAGGTCTTACTGTTCATTGCATTCTAGCAGGTAAAGCTGTGAGCAAGTTATTGAACTGctgagacttcattttcttcttctttgttttaattgaagttaCGGTTAGTTTACagggtgttagtttcaggtatacagcaaagtgattcagttatatatacacatttattgattttcagatttttttcccttacaagttattacaaaatattgagtagagttccctgtgctatacagtaggtccttgttgattatctgttttatatatattagctctttttcttttaaaaaagagtaagacGTCCATCATAATTGTATTATTGTGAAACTTGActaaatttatataaacataagAGCAAGTATCTAGCTTATAGTAGAGTTTTTATGCTTATTTGATTCAAATATAAGTTTGTCTGCTTGCCTGCCTTCTcaatttccttttgccttcaatagaAAGATCTTTCCCCAtatagttaattttatattcacagATACTGCCTTTTAGGTTTCATAAAgtttcattttgcatttaaatatttaataaatgtggaTTTTATTTTGGATTTCAGCACTGTTTGGGGAACAGGCTACCTCTTCATTTGTGATATTTATCATATTAATTTCCTAAATATACCCATATTTGTTTGCAAACTTTTGTTTAACTGAGTTATAGTCAATTACTGCACCACTATTGTGTTAATACTGTCATAGTCACAGTTGTTAAATCTGATAGGGCAAGTcccttttcttattatttttctcacCATATTTCCTAGCTGTTCTCAGCTGTGTAATTACTTTTGTTGgatattctctttctcttccctccaaaTTCCGCTGGGGCTTTATTAAATACAGAAATAGGTTTGGGAAATATTTACATCTTTATAATATTTAGAAGCTTAAAATGTCTCTCCATATAACTGGGTCAAACGTATGCCTGAGacaagttttgcattttttttctgtacaaagCCTGCATATGTCTTGATCTAGATTATTCCTGAATGTCTTATTTGTATATGTGATTTCCCCCTTCTTCggttcagtcagctcagttcagtcactcagtcttgtctgactctttgtgacaccatggactgcagcatgccaggcttccctgtccatcaccaactcctggaccctactcaaactcatgtccatcgagtcagtgatgccatccaaccatctcatcctctgttgttcctttctcctcctgccttcaatctttcccagcatcagggccttttccagtgagtcatttcttcacatcaggtggtcaaagtattgaagtgtaagcttgagcatcagtccctccaatgaatattcagaactgatctcctttaggattgactggtttgatctccttgcagtccaagggactctcaagagtcttttccaacaccacagttcaaaagcatcaattctttggcactcagctttctttatagtccaactctcacatcctgatttggaaccagtctgttgttccatgtccagttctagctgttgcttcctgacctgcatacagatttctcaagaggcaggtcaggtggtctggtattctcatctctaagaattttccaccatttgttgtgatccacacagtcaaaggctttggcttagtcaataaagcagaagtagatgtttttctgtaattctcttgctttttctatgatccaagggatgttggccacttgatctctggtttctctgccttttctaaatccaacttgaccttctggaatttcacggttcaggtactgttgaagccttgctgggagaattttgagcattactttactagcgtgtgagatgagtgcaattaagtggtagtttgaacattctttggcattgcctttctttagtattggaatgaaaacagatgttttccagtcctgtgaccactgctgagttttccaaatttgctggcatattgagtgcagcgttttaacagcatcatcttttaggatttgaaatagctcaaccggaattctgtcacctccactagctttgttcatagttaggttttctaaggctcacttgacttcacattccagggtgtctggctctaggtgagtgatcacaccatcgtggttatctgggtcatgaagatctttttaatatagttcttctgtgtattcttccttCTTCACTGCCTCCTTACcttcctgtcttctttcttctATCATTTTGGTATATTTCAGAATATACCAGATATCTAGCATTAAACTTGGGTATTTCTTCAAAGCATCTGAAAAGCCATCTttagagtttcttcatctttggtgGTGTTCTCTTTGTGTACTTATCTGAAGGGGAGAGCTGCAAAGGTCATGATCTTCTGATTTTGTATTTCTTGGTTTAATTTAgcattctcatttaaaaatgcattttttgtctcctcatttttgttttcaaagacaAATAGGAAAGGATAAGGATTCTTGTTCTCTTATAGTTTTTTTAATCATCAGGAAATGCTTAtcaattaaaacattaattttgtgaaagtcacaaaaattttgctctttttataGATACATGTTGATGAGCAAAGCATATAGATTCTAGCTAATACTTTGTGCTTCTTATAGAAATCTGCAGACAGAATAAGCTCAttcaagagaaaaaggagaatttaTTAAAGTTGATTGCTGaagtaaaagacaaaaaacagGAAGTGGAGGCACTGACTGCAACTATCCAGGATCTTAAGGAAGAATATGCTAGGAAGAAGGAAAGTAAGTTTCCAGTTGTACAGGTATTTAAAACAATCTAAATTTCAAAGTAGTGATGGCTCACAATTATGTACATTTCGCCTTCTCCCCAGTTCATTGCCAGAAGTAGCTAACATACTTTAAGTCCATAGCCAGTCCCTCACCTTCCTCTGCAAGGTGTCTGTGAAGTTTGCTAAGtggattttaattttccttcttttgcttaaagagcctttttttttctgtctttttaaaaatttatttagttttaattaaaggataattgctttacagtattgtgttggtttctgccaaacatcaacatgaaccagccataggtatacagcATCCCccactcttgagcctccctcccacctcccccaatcccacccttctaggttgttacaaagccccagtttgagttccctgagtcataagGCAATTCCTGTTGGccgtctattttacatatgctaatgtatgtttccatggtACTGTCTCCATAAatcccaccctgtccttcctAACTCCTCTcttgtccataaatctgttctctatgtctgtctccattgctgccctgcaaataatttcatcagtaccatcagttccatatacatgcattagtgAAGACTGATCCTTTTGATTTCTAATAGAACCAGAGAATAATGAAATTGATATGGGAGTTTAATTAAGCAGAGTGGGAGACAGTTTCACTAAATAAGATTTGCCTGGGAGAAACCATTGTGTAATTTATGCAATAGATTCATTGATCACGCATCCTCTGTCAGGAACTATTAAGCATGTTCTTCATGATGTAAAGCCTCTTTGTCTaagacttttatatattttttttaaaaggtgcttCTTTTATATAGAAGCCGTGTTTTCccataaatgaaataatcaatTCTAAAATCTCTTGAAAATAGCAAA containing:
- the SPC25 gene encoding kinetochore protein Spc25 isoform X4, with amino-acid sequence MVEDELALFDKSINEFWNKFKSTVSDTSCQMVGLRDAYKDSIKAFAEKLSVKLKEEERMVEMFLEYQNQICRQNKLIQEKKENLLKLIAEVKDKKQEVEALTATIQDLKEEYARKKETISTANKANEERLKRLQKSADLYKDRLGLEIRKIYGDKLQFIFTDIDPKHPDRPFMFSLCLNEARDYEVLLLVMLSSKGGDYSFDL
- the SPC25 gene encoding kinetochore protein Spc25 isoform X3, producing MVEDELALFDKSINEFWNKFKSTVSDTSCQMVGLRDAYKDSIKAFAEKLSVKLKEEERMVEMFLEYQNQICRQNKLIQEKKENLLKLIAEVKDKKQEVEALTATIQDLKEEYARKKETISTANKANEERLKRLQKSADLYKDRLGLEIRKIYGDKLQFIFTDIDPKHPDRPFMFSLCLNEARDYEVSDSAPYLECLAEFQENVRQTNNFSAFLANVRKAFTAMVYN
- the SPC25 gene encoding kinetochore protein Spc25 isoform X2, translating into MVEDELALFDKSINEFWNKFKSTVSDTSCQMVGLRDAYKDSIKAFAEKLSVKLKEEERMVEMFLEYQNQICRQNKLIQEKKENLLKLIAEVKDKKQEVEALTATIQDLKEEYARKKETISTANKANEERLKRLQKSADLYKDRLGLEIRKIYGDKLQFIFTDIDPKHPDRPFMFSLCLNEARDYEGQSVLTDVVFVSWKTHACFSHQEYVGAGAPYHHAQIGPSLELFWA